The nucleotide window aattaattattgctaataatttctatattaaaaatctaatttacaaaattaatacaattttaccttaaaattgTATTCTAAccataaaatttattacttcaaaataaaaaatttgtacatgataaataaacaaaactaaataagactttctttaaataaatataatcttaCTATAGAATCAGCAAACTTCAAAACTTCAAAGTCTTTCTTCCTGAGCAAACTTCAaagtctttcttcctctctcctCAGCAAACTTCAAAGTCTTTCTTACTCTCTTCAATATCAAATTTTGCAAGTATGGAGTATCATTCCAACTGCtgtatttaaacaaaatttacacCAAAGCTATCTGTAATATCAAACAAAGGAACCTGTATGCATGTCACCTCCTACCTCCTACGTACTAGTACTAGTCTGAATACCCTCAACTGCAATGCATGTGACCTTCATTGTCCTAACCAATGCAATAACAGTGCCCTATCTACAAAGACCAATGCAATAACAGTGCCCTATCTACAAAGCAATGGTCTAGTTTTCTTGCAAAAAGTAAGAACGTGCCCTAGCTTGTTGAGTCACAGCCCATCAGTCTGAATAACCTACAAATGCATGTGACCTTCATTCCGCTAATCAATGCAAAACAATGCTGACTTGGTCTCGCAGGCACCAATGGCGGGACTGCCCACGTTGGCATGTCCCGCCAGTCCTAATGGCGACATGCTTAGTCAGCATGTATCGCCAGCTTGAATAGCGGCACGCAGAGTGACTCAGCTTTTGTTCCGCAGCTACCAATGGCGATACAAGTGTATCGCTGATGCCAATGGCGATACCGCCTGCGTCCCGCTGCTGTCGATAGCGATACAAGCTTGCCGCCAGTAGTAATGGCGGATTGCACGTAAATATCAGACCCCCACCGGAATTTGTTTTGAAACGGACCCTCTTtcataaattgtttttaaaaggaATCCTCTTTCGTAAATTTGCCTCGActaaaattatgagaaaaatttaattagtcatttttaatagaatttttctttccaaCGAATTTAATTCATCCTCACCACAACATTAAAATGAGACCTTGCAATCCGAGCCTAATACGAGTttgataacaattaaaaactaaaatgaaataagGATTTTTACTCTTTCATTCTAGAGACCCATATTAAGGGATTTGGATTCTTTCTAGTCACTAATAAATTCCagtaggaaaataaaaaacacaatgaATGCGTGAGACGCACAGGGGAGAGTTATATCTCACTAAGTTGAAACGCTGGCAAACAAAagtgaaagaaagaacaaaatgcAGTGTTTGCGTCAAAAGTAAATGGCAGTTAGGGGGAAACACGAAGTGCTGTTTGCGGCACTTGAGTCATGGAAGAACCTCCACGAATTGAACCAGGTTCTGTCCCAACTCATCGTTTCTGGCCTCTCCCAGCACCCTCTCTTCGCCACCTCAGCCATCAAAAAACTCTGCTCCCATTCCGTCACTTTCCCACGCGCCACTTTCCTTTTCGATCATCTCCACCACCCCGACGCTTTTCACTGCAACACCATCATCCGCGCCTACGCTCGCAAACCCGACTTCCCCGCTGCTCTCCGCTTCTACTACTGCAAAATGCTCGCCCGTTCCGTCCCCCCAAACCACTACACGTTCCCCCTATTGATCAAAGTATGTACCGACATTGGGTCTTTCCGAGAAGGGCTAAAGGGTCATGCCCGGATTGTCAAATTCGGGTTCGGGTCAGATTTGTTTGCCCGGAACTCGCTGATTAGAATGTACTCTGTTTTCGGCAGAATTGGAAATGCCCGGATGGTGTTTGATGAAAGTTGTTGGTTGGATTTGGTTAGTTATAACTCCATGATTGATGGGTATGTCAAGAATGGGGAAATTGGTGCTGCCCGCAAAGTGTTCAATGAAATGCCTGATAGGGATGTTTTAAGTTGGAACTGCTTGATTGCGGGGTATGTTGGGGTTGGGGATTTGGATGCTGCGAATGAGTTGTTTGAGACAATACCTGAGCGGGATGCTGTGTCTTGGAATTGCATGATTGATGGGTGTGCGAGGGTTGGGAATGTTTCTCTGGCTGTTAAGTTTTTTGATCGGATGCCCGCGGCTGTGAGGAATGTGGTTTCATGGAATTCTGTGTTGGCGCTGCATGCGCGGGTGAAGAATTATGGTGAGTGTTTGATGCTGTTTGGTAAAATGGTGGAAGGAAGAGAGGCAGTGCCGAATGAGGCTACCTTAGTGAGTGTGCTCACCGCGTGTGCAAATTTAGGGAAGCTCAGTATGGGCATGT belongs to Glycine soja cultivar W05 chromosome 5, ASM419377v2, whole genome shotgun sequence and includes:
- the LOC114412250 gene encoding pentatricopeptide repeat-containing protein At1g08070, chloroplastic-like, whose protein sequence is MAVRGKHEVLFAALESWKNLHELNQVLSQLIVSGLSQHPLFATSAIKKLCSHSVTFPRATFLFDHLHHPDAFHCNTIIRAYARKPDFPAALRFYYCKMLARSVPPNHYTFPLLIKVCTDIGSFREGLKGHARIVKFGFGSDLFARNSLIRMYSVFGRIGNARMVFDESCWLDLVSYNSMIDGYVKNGEIGAARKVFNEMPDRDVLSWNCLIAGYVGVGDLDAANELFETIPERDAVSWNCMIDGCARVGNVSLAVKFFDRMPAAVRNVVSWNSVLALHARVKNYGECLMLFGKMVEGREAVPNEATLVSVLTACANLGKLSMGMWVHSFIRSNNIKPDVLLLTCLLTMYAKCGAMDLAKGVFDEMPVRSVVSWNSMIMGYGLHGIGDKALELFLEMEKAGQQPNDATFISVLSACTHAGMVMEGWWYFDLMQRVYKIEPKVEHYGCMVDLLARAGLVENSEELIRMVPVKAGSAIWGALLSGCSNHLDSELGEIVAKRFIELEPQDIGPYILLSNMYAAKGRWDDVEHVRLMIKEKGLQKEAASSLVHLEDFESKYVKNNSGYRKKIMYSMLSELGTQMKLSVGHSIKEDNFIPR